One Clostridia bacterium genomic region harbors:
- a CDS encoding iron ABC transporter permease: MQQLHIKKNNLQNFILIMIVGSVALLIVGILFVIFGAKNINFMDIWNAFFSYDNTNTDHIIIIGLRLPRLIANIMVGSALALTGAIMQGSTKNPMADSGLMGISGGAVFAMTIMLVFFPGMSKLGMIGLSCCGAALATFMTYFIAAASRKGMTPERLVLSGMSISMLFSSLSSALILKFNMTRELAFYMAGTTSTVNWLDVQLCAPVFIIGVTVSLCISRSLTVMNLGDDVATGLGLNVKLIKTINTLVVLLLTAMAVIIIGPVSYIGLMVPHIARHLVGTDYRLVLPTSALLGAIFVVIVDFIGKIIMSPFEMPIGILLSLIGVPFFIYISRKQRREFGQ; encoded by the coding sequence ATGCAACAATTACATATTAAAAAGAACAATTTACAAAACTTTATATTGATTATGATTGTTGGTTCTGTGGCGCTACTTATCGTTGGCATTCTTTTCGTAATCTTTGGCGCAAAGAACATTAACTTTATGGACATCTGGAATGCCTTTTTTAGCTATGACAACACAAACACAGACCACATCATAATTATCGGGCTTAGACTACCTAGATTGATTGCAAACATTATGGTAGGCAGCGCGCTTGCATTGACTGGCGCTATTATGCAGGGCAGTACAAAAAACCCTATGGCAGATAGCGGTCTTATGGGCATCAGCGGTGGCGCAGTATTTGCTATGACTATTATGTTAGTATTCTTTCCGGGTATGTCTAAGCTCGGCATGATAGGACTTTCTTGCTGTGGGGCGGCGCTTGCTACATTCATGACTTACTTTATAGCCGCAGCCAGCAGGAAGGGAATGACGCCCGAAAGGCTTGTTCTTTCCGGTATGTCTATTTCAATGCTATTCTCTTCGTTAAGTAGCGCTTTAATACTTAAATTTAATATGACAAGAGAATTAGCTTTTTATATGGCGGGTACGACCTCGACTGTCAACTGGCTCGACGTGCAGTTGTGCGCCCCAGTATTTATTATTGGCGTAACTGTCAGCTTGTGTATCTCGCGTTCCCTTACGGTAATGAATTTAGGCGACGACGTGGCGACGGGACTAGGTCTTAATGTTAAATTAATTAAGACAATCAATACTCTTGTAGTTCTGTTGCTTACCGCAATGGCGGTTATTATCATAGGGCCGGTATCTTATATCGGTCTTATGGTACCGCACATCGCTCGTCACCTAGTCGGTACTGACTATCGCTTAGTGCTACCGACTTCGGCTCTGCTGGGCGCAATATTTGTAGTGATAGTGGACTTCATCGGCAAGATTATTATGAGTCCTTTTGAAATGCCCATTGGAATATTGCTATCACTTATCGGCGTGCCTTTCTTTATCTATATTTCCCGTAAACAGAGGAGGGAATTTGGACAATGA
- a CDS encoding ABC transporter substrate-binding protein, producing MRKNKLSVLILVLVIALSCTLCGFSSCNGTGEIGETKTITTLNGKQIEIPVSPQRIVALTNVGDLLAMGITPVAGANQFINENLGFSASGVAVLKNTQPFDAEEILSYTPDLIIVYQDMSIENIATLEAIAPVVPIKSNSLDCSVRLAYIGELFNLQDKAIEVIGHVDTVISKAIARFKTLNVEGKTVTVFNYFSGLEIIVSDMFAFNSIIYKTFKMRAPQKVEDEIFGHDGMFAISSELMGDYIGDYIFTLMDPLPSDLTELPIWKALKPVKAGAVGYLDMELYLQKDALYVEKQYDVILDLLEAAFGVKA from the coding sequence ATGAGAAAGAACAAACTATCAGTGTTGATATTAGTGTTGGTAATCGCTTTGTCTTGCACGCTATGCGGTTTTTCTAGCTGTAACGGAACAGGTGAAATAGGAGAGACCAAGACTATTACTACGCTAAATGGCAAACAAATTGAAATACCCGTTAGTCCGCAAAGAATAGTCGCTTTAACTAACGTTGGCGATTTACTAGCTATGGGTATTACCCCAGTTGCAGGCGCAAACCAATTTATCAATGAGAACCTCGGTTTTTCCGCAAGCGGAGTAGCCGTACTCAAAAACACTCAACCCTTCGACGCAGAGGAAATATTGTCTTATACCCCCGACTTAATTATTGTTTATCAAGATATGTCGATAGAGAATATAGCTACGCTCGAAGCAATCGCTCCGGTTGTTCCAATTAAGTCAAACAGTCTTGATTGTAGCGTAAGACTAGCCTATATTGGCGAATTGTTCAACCTACAAGATAAGGCAATTGAAGTTATTGGCCACGTTGACACTGTTATCAGCAAAGCCATCGCAAGATTTAAGACCCTTAACGTTGAGGGAAAAACAGTTACCGTATTTAACTATTTTAGCGGACTAGAAATTATCGTAAGCGATATGTTTGCGTTTAATAGCATTATTTACAAAACATTTAAAATGCGCGCTCCTCAAAAAGTCGAAGACGAAATATTTGGACACGACGGAATGTTTGCAATTTCTAGCGAACTTATGGGCGACTACATAGGCGACTACATCTTTACGCTTATGGATCCTCTCCCCTCAGATTTAACCGAGCTACCTATTTGGAAGGCGCTTAAACCTGTAAAAGCTGGCGCAGTAGGATATCTTGATATGGAACTTTACTTACAGAAAGACGCCCTTTACGTAGAAAAACAATATGACGTAATACTTGATTTGTTAGAAGCGGCGTTTGGAGTTAAAGCGTAA
- a CDS encoding cellulase family glycosylhydrolase encodes MKEELTEKQLACRKTTKKTFKIIGLVCLCLVGVLICYSLFALIYHVSYTVKFESTINNDTDYVVSSGKSLYDKDGKALLLRGTNAGNWLIWEGWLGATSLGYEQKDGKIAYNETPMAFVLDALNNNKNLNESDKDIILLRSICKSNPSKYWWYEEDCSTVDLLLDWYYSNWWQDVDFENIAKLGLNCVRLPFYYRTVMEGDNYHLTMKDDAFKWLDWFIEGCKDNGLYVILDCHGVVGSQNKYEHSGDNTQNSFWDNQTYIDQTIAMWKAIADHYINIETELGKSIVAYDIMNEPTGSGANGTFTGKKQWEVFDQIIKGIREVDEYHCISVEGCWGYSNLPNPSQYGWTNVLYQYHWYNWIHDTVPYSLFYYYQDYLLPFNNHDTAKLLGEFNFFDSKEDWNTGLSLLEKRNHSWTTWTYKAVVVGYWNTSWSLYTFKLNSDEQTDCKVNVATATAEQLITTWGGLSTQTPGYNAEWFTAKGIEKLPYTVETSNVYGFIKDFLAGK; translated from the coding sequence ATGAAAGAAGAATTGACTGAAAAACAACTTGCTTGCCGAAAAACAACCAAAAAAACTTTTAAGATTATTGGTTTAGTTTGCTTGTGTCTTGTAGGCGTTTTAATTTGTTATTCGTTATTTGCGTTAATTTATCACGTAAGTTACACCGTCAAATTTGAATCGACAATTAATAACGACACCGACTACGTAGTTTCTAGCGGTAAATCTTTGTACGATAAAGACGGCAAAGCCCTATTGCTACGTGGCACAAACGCAGGGAATTGGCTAATTTGGGAAGGCTGGCTTGGCGCAACTTCGCTAGGTTACGAGCAAAAGGACGGCAAAATTGCATACAACGAAACGCCTATGGCATTTGTGCTTGATGCGTTAAATAACAACAAAAATTTAAACGAAAGCGATAAAGACATAATTCTTTTGCGCAGTATATGCAAGTCTAACCCTAGTAAATACTGGTGGTACGAAGAAGATTGTTCTACCGTCGACTTACTACTTGACTGGTATTACTCAAATTGGTGGCAAGACGTAGACTTTGAAAATATCGCAAAGTTAGGACTAAATTGCGTGCGTTTGCCTTTCTATTACCGTACGGTTATGGAGGGCGACAACTATCATTTAACTATGAAGGACGATGCGTTTAAATGGCTTGACTGGTTTATCGAAGGGTGCAAAGATAACGGCCTATATGTAATATTAGACTGTCACGGCGTAGTTGGCTCGCAAAACAAATACGAACATAGCGGCGACAACACCCAAAACAGCTTTTGGGACAATCAAACTTATATTGACCAAACTATCGCTATGTGGAAAGCTATCGCAGACCACTATATAAATATAGAAACCGAACTCGGTAAATCAATCGTTGCCTACGACATTATGAACGAACCAACAGGTTCGGGCGCAAATGGCACGTTTACAGGCAAAAAACAATGGGAAGTATTTGACCAAATAATTAAAGGCATAAGAGAAGTTGACGAATATCACTGCATTTCTGTCGAAGGCTGTTGGGGATATAGCAATTTGCCTAACCCTAGTCAATACGGTTGGACAAACGTACTATATCAATATCACTGGTATAATTGGATACACGATACCGTTCCGTATAGTTTATTCTACTATTATCAAGATTATCTACTACCCTTTAACAATCACGATACGGCGAAATTGCTTGGCGAATTTAACTTCTTTGATAGCAAAGAAGATTGGAATACGGGGCTGAGCCTACTGGAAAAGAGAAATCATAGTTGGACGACGTGGACATACAAAGCTGTCGTAGTAGGATACTGGAACACTTCGTGGAGTTTATACACTTTTAAACTAAATAGCGACGAACAAACCGACTGCAAGGTAAACGTAGCTACGGCAACGGCAGAACAACTTATTACAACTTGGGGCGGTCTATCTACGCAAACTCCGGGTTATAACGCCGAATGGTTTACGGCAAAAGGTATAGAAAAACTTCCATATACGGTAGAAACTAGCAATGTTTATGGTTTTATCAAAGATTTCCTAGCCGGCAAATAA
- a CDS encoding iron ABC transporter permease, producing the protein MRKELVRMSSTKKGGLVILALGIAVILTTLLSMCFGPTGLPFGRIIATLFGFGSPKENLIVFTYRMPRLMLSILVGIGMGVSGAIMQSLLRNDMASPGTLGISSGSGLFMILYVILFFGDEYSDFMLPVLALMGGITSAGLIFLFSRKKGVPISPTKLILTGVAISGAYGSAQLLLTLTLEETKIDFVQKWQAGDLWGTEWKYVIILAVWLLIFVGWAYYKATTLNTINLGYDIATGLGVNLNKQFIILALCAVATASATVAFGGNFFFLGLISPHIARKIIGSNNKILMPASALVASLIVLVGDMLARNIGFLIGVPAGIVITVISIPYFLYLLSKA; encoded by the coding sequence ATGAGAAAAGAATTAGTAAGAATGTCAAGTACTAAAAAGGGCGGTTTAGTAATATTAGCCTTAGGCATTGCAGTAATACTTACCACTTTACTTAGTATGTGTTTTGGACCAACCGGTCTACCCTTTGGTAGAATCATAGCTACGTTATTTGGCTTTGGTTCGCCAAAAGAGAATTTAATAGTGTTTACCTATCGTATGCCAAGACTCATGCTCTCAATACTTGTTGGCATAGGTATGGGCGTATCGGGCGCAATTATGCAGAGCTTGCTAAGAAATGATATGGCAAGTCCGGGTACGCTAGGTATTAGCTCGGGTTCGGGCTTGTTTATGATACTCTATGTAATCTTGTTCTTTGGCGACGAATACAGCGACTTTATGTTACCTGTGCTTGCGCTTATGGGCGGAATTACATCGGCCGGGTTAATATTCTTGTTTAGCCGAAAGAAAGGCGTTCCTATTAGCCCAACAAAATTAATTTTAACCGGCGTTGCAATAAGCGGAGCGTATGGCTCTGCGCAACTACTCCTAACGCTTACGCTAGAAGAAACCAAGATAGACTTTGTGCAGAAGTGGCAAGCCGGCGATTTATGGGGCACAGAATGGAAGTATGTAATTATTCTTGCTGTTTGGTTACTTATCTTTGTTGGCTGGGCGTATTATAAGGCAACAACGCTTAACACCATCAACTTAGGTTACGACATTGCAACCGGTCTAGGCGTTAATCTTAACAAGCAATTTATAATACTTGCCTTATGCGCAGTAGCTACGGCGTCCGCAACGGTAGCCTTTGGCGGAAACTTCTTCTTTCTAGGTTTAATTAGTCCGCATATAGCGAGAAAAATAATAGGCAGTAACAATAAGATTTTAATGCCTGCCTCAGCGTTAGTCGCCTCGCTAATTGTTTTAGTCGGCGATATGCTCGCAAGAAACATCGGCTTCTTAATCGGCGTGCCGGCAGGAATTGTAATAACAGTAATTAGCATACCCTATTTCTTGTATTTATTAAGTAAAGCATAG